A single genomic interval of Malania oleifera isolate guangnan ecotype guangnan chromosome 11, ASM2987363v1, whole genome shotgun sequence harbors:
- the LOC131168674 gene encoding probable auxin efflux carrier component 1b yields MINLTDLYHVLSSVVPLYVAMILAYGSVKWWKIFSPDQCSGINRFVALFAVPLLSFHFISSNNPYAMNYRFIAADTLQKIIVLVALAVWSRTSSRGSLEWSITLFSLSSLPNTLVMGIPLLKGMYGGSTGSLMVQIVVLQSVIWYTLMLFLFEYRGARLLIVEQFPDTAGSIISFRVDSDIISLDGKEPLETQAEVGEDGKLHVTVRKSTSSRSEIFSRRSHGPNSGLSLTPRPSNLTNAEIYSLQSSRNPTPRGSSFNHTDFYSMVNGKNMSNVSPRQSNFGNLGFDEETGIPGFANRPNPNGVYPQGNPVQGSGYPAPPSAGLFSPVSGPAAKKKANGADGGKDLHMFVWSSSASPVSEGGIHVFRGGEYGNDLGGVAHPKDYDEYGRDEFSFGNRQVPNGVDQEGPTLSKLGSSSTAELHPKTGAHVETKPTSMPPASVMTRLILIMVWRKLIRNPNTYSSLIGLTWSLVSFKWNVEMPVIIARSIAIRTGRSGLQCTLYGCAGLFMALQPRIIACGNTIAAFAMGVRFLTGPAVMAAASIAVGVRGTLLHIAIVQAALPQGIVPFVFAKEYNVHPDILSTGVIFGMLIALPITLVYYILLGL; encoded by the exons ATGATCAATCTCACTGACCTCTACCACGTTCTCTCCTCCGTTGTGCCTCTCTATGTGGCCATGATCTTAGCTTATGGTTCTGTCAAATGGTGGAAGATCTTCAGCCCAGACCAGTGCTCAGGCATCAACCGCTTCGTCGCTCTCTTCGCCGTCCCTCTCCTCTCCTTCCACTTCATATCCTCCAACAATCCCTACGCCATGAACTACAGATTTATAGCCGCTGACACTCTTCAGAAGATCATCGTCCTCGTTGCGCTGGCCGTCTGGTCCAGAACCAGCTCCAGAGGCTCCCTTGAATGGTCCATTACTCTGTTTTCCCTTTCCTCTCTGCCAAACACTCTCGTAATGGGCATCCCTTTGCTTAAGGGCATGTATGGAGGCTCCACAGGCAGCCTAATGGTTCAAATCGTTGTCCTACAAAGTGTGATTTGGTACACTCTGATGCTTTTCCTGTTCGAGTACAGGGGAGCTAGGCTCCTGATCGTAGAACAGTTTCCAGACACTGCAGGCTCCATCATATCCTTTAGAGTTGATTCTGATATCATCTCTCTGGACGGGAAAGAGCCATTGGAGACCCAAGCAGAGGTTGGTGAAGACGGGAAGCTCCATGTGACCGTGAGAAAATCCACGAGCTCCCGGTCGGAAATTTTTTCCCGGCGATCCCACGGCCCCAACTCCGGTCTCTCCTTGACTCCCCGCCCATCAAACTTAACTAATGCAGAGATTTACTCTCTGCAATCCTCAAGGAATCCCACTCCCAGGGGTTCCAGTTTCAATCACACTGATTTCTATTCCATGGTGAATGGGAAGAACATGAGCAATGTGAGTCCGAGGCAATCAAATTTTGGGAACTTGGGTTTTGACGAAGAGACTGGAATCCCTGGTTTCGCAAATCGGCCGAATCCAAATGGGGTTTATCCGCAGGGGAATCCGGTGCAGGGGAGCGGGTACCCGGCTCCGCCGAGCGCCGGATTGTTCTCGCCTGTGTCGGGGCCGGCGGCGAAGAAGAAGGCCAATGGAGCTGATGGGGGTAAGGACCTCCACATGTTTGTTTGGAGCTCCAGTGCCTCGCCGGTGTCCGAAGGTGGAATACATGTTTTCCGGGGAGGAGAGTATGGAAATGATCTCGGCGGGGTTGCTCACCCAAAAG ATTACGATGAGTATGGCCGGGATGAGTTCAGCTTCGGAAATAGGCAGGTACCGAACGGCGTCGATCAGGAGGGGCCAACTCTCTCCAAGCTCGGGTCGAGCTCCACGGCGGAGCTCCATCCCAAGACTGGTGCTCATGTCGAGACGAAACCAACTTCCATGCCTCCTGCGAGTGTCATGACCAGACTCATTTTGATAATGGTTTGGCGGAAGCTCATTAGGAATCCCAACACCTACTCCAGCCTCATTGGCCTCACTTGGTCTTTGGTCTCCTTCAA ATGGAATGTTGAAATGCCGGTGATCATAGCCCGGTCTATCGCCATTCGGACGGGCCGTTCTGGACTGCAATGTA CTTTATATGGGTGTGCAGGTTTGTTCATGGCATTGCAGCCCAGAATCATTGCCTGTGGGAACACCATCGCTGCTTTTGCCATGGGCGTTCGATTTCTGACCGGTCCTGCAGTCATGGCCGCGGCTTCCATTGCTGTTGGAGTAAGGGGAACACTGCTACACATAGCCATTGTACAG GCAGCTCTTCCACAAGGAATTGTTCCTTTTGTCTTCGCCAAGGAATACAATGTTCATCCTGACATTCTGAGCACGGG GGTTATATTTGGGATGCTCATAGCCCTACCCATCACTCTGGTTTACTACATTTTGCTGGGCCTTTGA